agaaatcttacattaactgcaagtcatcagaaaaacaaaatatttaaaacaaattattgttttattactgcgcgcacagtttgcaacaacaacatcaactgccagattgtgctcaattgaaaataaaatagattttttaaagtctaatatgaaaaaaaatttagttttaataaaataagtatgatttaatataggcatgcgccaagtagggtttctgctataaatatgaaaacatacttgttagggaaatggtgtgtgtatcgtcctttcgataagtatgatatcatacttagtgcttggggcaggttagggcacttaactctatatgaaagctcacatacgcgtacatcccctacagatatatgcacactgaacgaatccctccctgcttagtatgaactttcgtctactgaagatttcacatcaccaaataatgtctcttgtgggattccgtcctgatctgcggtgtttttacatttcggtaaaagttaaccaactataaatcaatattaaaaaccaaaaaattgtgcagattttgggaaaaatttgtgccaggtaataaatgtaggcttgaatctaagcatctaccaagattggaaaagattctgggcttttattcagattttcatgtatttcttaaaccggctgcttctaggtaaaatcacaagtgcttctattttgaaaattgggtgaaaaagtgtattgcattcgtggtccggtagctcgaaaattcaatggtcaccaatatatttaatttagtttgtttacttgcttgtatgtttgtcagtcaggaaaacatcactttgaaaaattgagtcgcttcgtaaggtaggtagagccatttgaatagaggccattttgtacacaaagtatagggaaatttattactattgtgcaccctcaagcgagagtacgtgtgtgcgcctatacggaagacgttttgattcagcaagttagacctgtgccaaacaagttttgattagcatttgcatattgactgatgaggtgtttttgattgtaattcatataatttatagctaaaattgcagaaaaaaaagcaacatttaggcctactaggctatcagtgctaggctatcagtgctaaggtgagttatggcccgaaattggagacttggagaaatatcagtatagaggcactgttaggtcaatgcatgaacaggtaagcttaccttttgtgggtgtgtgtgtgtagggtaggctaagcttaattatgacaggcagccaaattggagatagagaaaacatcggtatggtggcactgttatgtaactgcctggattgggggggggggtggctaggctaagcttatgatttcaccaacatgatcaaagacccatgtaattcaacacttgtataattcatgcatttgccccgggcatttgcctttgtggtcatgttttccctgctgcttctgtcatatctgtgtgtctgtcttgctgtctgtcataagtttagcctgcctatccccccccttctacacacacataaaggtaagtttacctgatccaaggcccgtgtcatgagctccagcagcctttatgtttgtttgtttgcgtgcattaccaaattaacttcatgtctcagacattataggcctacagattgggatcaacattgtcaaaataaattgattttaatttgttccattacatgtgctatctacagtagatagcacattatttgaatttggcgccaagttgaatttggccccaaaatgtcaacttgtgatcggtcactcaaagtgaagttatataatgttaattagtattaaaactcttaggaaattataaaatcaaacatcttgaggtccgtgaagatttcacatcaccaaataatgtctcttgtgggattccgtcctgatctgcggtgtttttacatttcggtaaaagttaaccaactataaatcaatattaaaaccaaaaaattgtgcagattttgggaaaaatttgtgccaggtaataaatgtaggcttgaatctaagcatctaccaagattggaaaagattctgggcttttattcagatttttcatgtatttcttaaaccggctgcttctaggtaaaatcacaagtgcttctattttgaaaattgggtgaaaaaagtgtattgcattcgtggtccggtagctcgaaaattcaatggtcaccaatatatttaatttagtttgtttacttgcttgtatgtttgtcagtcaggaaaacatcactttgaaaaattgagtcgcttcgtaaggtaggtagagccatttgaatagaggccattttgtacacaaagtatagggaaatttattactattgtgcaccctgaagatagcagtaagtgTGTGAGTAATGCGTGGGACATTGGTCAATGaggtcttctgctataagtatgaagttATATCGTTGTAGGCATACCATAAATATGTTGGATTAGTGCGCAGAATATGAATGTTGAAACTACCACGTGATCATTTGCAATCGCTGTTTAAAATAAACTGACAGAGATCATCCATATATTAGCACTTTTTGTTGTCCAAACTTAATATAACTTAACTTGATAATGCCCTCCGTGCTTATAATTTCAGAGATGGTGAACCGTGTACGGTTAACCCCATTGCAGCACATGTGGTTAAATTGATTTACCAccaataaaagaaatatatatatagtttCTTTATTCTATTCAGCGGTGAATCGATCGAAGTGTGTATAGTTATATGAGGGTTCACCGAACACGGTTAACCATTGCTTCGGCCCttgtagtagtaatagtagtagatTTTATCGTGTCGTGTGTTCAAACCGCCATGTTGACATGAGTAGGGGAACCATTTCATACACCTGCAGGTGAAactcaagaataaggatagataTAATGAAGATGACACTCCTTTATCATCTGCACTTGAACTAACCACCTTGAGTTCATCATTTGTAAAAGTGTGCCTATAATTATCGTATTGCTTGATAGCTCAGTCAGTAAGTCGCCGGGCTAGTAATCtagaggtccctggttcgaatcaCTGTCAATTATTTTGGGGGGttgtattttatttgtattttatttccaTCGTAAGGGAAATGCGTTTTAATTTAATAACCACCAGTATGGGTATTTTTCATGCCGTTATTTTATTCATGGCATGGTTTTATTCTATTTTTTAAATCTTGGTGTACTTTGGTCTTTTTTCATCTCCTTTCCGATTTTATTTCTAGTCATCTTTTAGAACTTATTCTGGTGGAAGGATGAGGCAAGCGAAACAGTGCTTAACTTGCttttttaccggtacgccatcaactcccaaagacccaccacctcaaaattccgggataacatacccaccaaaattgtttgattcccccccccccaccccagggAAGCGGCCTAGAGCGTGTGAAGCGCGCCTCCGCCACTGAACCCAACGAGGACGCTAAGCGGGGGCTCGCCACTTTTGATCGCTACTTCAAGTGGGTACAGGTCATGCACTTTACTCTATGATCGATCATATACAACTGAAcgtatccctccctgcttagtatgaactttcgtctactgaagatagcaatattaatgtgtttagtcaatgatgtcttctgctataagtatgaacttatacttaatattaagctagcttagtatgtgcaatcatctgacttcagatatgcaaactgaataataaaataagtatgatttaatataggcatgcgccaagtagggtttctgctataaatatgaaaacatacttgttagggaaatggtgtgtgtatcgtcctttcgataagtatgatatcatacttagtgcttggggcaggttagggcacttaactctatatgaaagctcacatacgcgtacatcccctacagatatatgcacactgaacgaatcctccctgcttagtatgaactttcgtctactgaagatagcagtaagtgTGTGAGTAATGCGTGGGACATTGGTCAATGaggtcttctgctataagtatgaagttATATCGTTGTAGGCATACCATAAATATGTTGGATTAGTGCGCAGAATATGAATGTTGAAACTACCACGTGATCATTTGCAATCGCTGTTTAAAATAAACTGACAGAGATCATCCATATATTAGcacttttttgttgtccaaactTAATATAACTTAACTTGATAATGCCCCTCCGTGCTTATAATTTCAGAGATGGTGAACCGTGTACGGTTAACCCCATTGCAGCACATGTGGTTAAATTGATTTACCAccaataaaagaaatatatatatagtttCTTTATTCTATTCAGCGGTGAATCGATCGAAGtgtgtcatgatgcagtcatgtctacagtagaattcatctcgacctttgcaggacttaaccccattaaaagctattaaaccaagataacactcattgaaacagctcaactgattaaatcggatcttctctggttgtgcacaagttactgttttcatgtgcgatatcgcaataaagatggtattcatagcttcagttgggtaaccgattataaaggaaacgaaaggaaacaatgttatgtgtggctttgttcacgaaatcagacaatgtcgtgctttttgtaaaccagcattcttgaaaatgagcaacataatgattttgacttaacacggtttagaaataatttcttcatattttggtgttatctgtcgtttacatatccttcctaaaacaccaaagtacgagtatttccaaacatctaaatttgctaaaaatttaggacatgttacaaaactatattgtctagaattttagaagagtacttttaatattggccggttatttttcacacagcgacgttaactaggcaatgtactattacctataacattaactaaaacaccaaagtacgaatatttccaaacatctaaattagctaaaaatttaggacatgttaaaaactaaattttctagaactttagaagagtacttttaatattggccggttatttttcacacagcgacgttaactagtcatatccccatactgttagcgtagggctatttgtaaaggtcacgcgtcaatgggaaagagcactgtgtattgtgtataggaaaacggacagtaactgcagtatgtatagtTATATGAGGGTTCACCGAACACGGTTAACCATTGCTTCGGCCCttgtagtagtaatagtagtagatTTTATCGTGTCGTGTGTTCAAACCGCCATGTTGACATGAGTAGGGGAACCATTTCATACACCTGCAGGTGAAactcaagaataaggatagataTAATGAAGATGACACTCCTTTATCATCTGCACTTGAACTAACCACCTTGAGTTCATCATTTGTAAAAGTGTGCCTATAATTATCGTATTGCTTGATAGCTCAGTCAGTAAGTCGCCGGGCTAGTAATCtagaggtccctggttcgaatcactgtcaattattttttgggggggggttgtattttatttttattttatttccatcgtAAGGGAAATGCGTTTTAATTTAATAACCACCAGTATGGGTATTTTTTCATGCCGTTATTTTATTCATGGCATGGTTTTATTCTATTTTTTAAATCTTGGTGTACTTTGGTCTTTTTTCATCTCCTTTCCGATTTTATTTCTAGTCATCTTTTAGAACTTATTCTGGTGGAAGGATGAGGCAAGCGAAACAGTGCTTAACTTGcttttttaccggtacgccgtcaactcccaaagacccaccacctcaaaattccgggataacatacccaccaaaattgttTGATCCCCCCACCCCAGGGAAGCGGCCTAGAGCGTGTGAAGCGCGCCTCCGCCACTGAACCCAACGAGGACGCTAAGCGGGGGCTCGCCACTTTTGATCGCTACTTCAAGTGGGTACAGGTCATGGCACTTTACTCTATGATCGATCATATACAACTGAAcgtatccctccctgcttagtatgaactttcgtctactgaagatagcaatattaatgtgtttagtcaatgatgtcttctgctataagtatgaacttatacttaatattaagctagcttagtatgtgcaatcttctgacttcagatatgcaaactgttaacaacatttattttcattatagatttttttatagtctatattttcttcatttcagcttaatttagcagttgtcatggttgtgtgtaaattcctattactattagatacgttgtaataaaacatgattttaaatatttgtatattaactttctctgagggcttgcagcaaaattgatattttattttccttggtgtgggtttgtggctagtagtcaggtaatgatgaaggcgatgatgatgatgatatgatgatgatgatgacgacgacgacgacgacgacgacgacgacgatgatgatgatgataatgatgacgatgatgacgatgatgacgatgatgatgatgatgatgatgatgatgatgatgatgatgatgatgatgatgatgataattaatacacaaacgacaagaggaacaaacatgcctagcatgtaattctatttttaacatggaaaaatttgacctcttatcttctcgcaaactaagattatgcatattttatctcttcaataaacattgtaaaagtcgatttggccttggcacgtgggcctcatcctctataacagcaggtttactttcttgttgaatggaggcctcgaggtcactgaactgtgtatttggtgatgatggctcatagcacacgtgttaagcaaaaacatacatgagaagtaagcaggttactgtgagcggatgtttcatattgcttgcaaccccctcccccaaagcaatgttggagccaatactagaccaatagagagttcccgtgttttcaagcggaacggactacaatagtgtttataacgtgattcgaaccgccgtattcctcattcctttgatttggtcaatgaccctattggtgctacattctacaaaataacatttgctaattattgcgcgagtgttggtattctgaaaattgtaaacggagtttaggtttccctccaagatggcgggtaatccaaaacacgggaactctctattgtccgttcctgtctcagtatcaaaacaacattgactgggtgggtgcgggaggggggttaaacaatttattactaaattaaatccttcatcactgccatcatcgtcaccatcacgactcatcatcatcatcatcatcatcatcatcatcatcatcatcatcatcatcatcaacaacaacaacaacaacaacaacaacatcatcatcaccatcatcatcatcatcatcatcatcaacatcaacaacaacaacatcaccatcatcatcatcaacaacaacaacaacaacaacaacaacaacaacaccatcatcataatcatcatcatcatcatctacaccatcatcatcatcaccatcatcatcatcatcatcatcatcatcatcatcgtcgtcgttatcatcatcatttacactatagccacacaaatagaaatcttacattaactgcaagtcatcagaaaaacaaaatatttaaaacaaattattgttttattactgcgcgcacagtttgcaacaacaacatcaactgccagattgtgctcaattgaaaataaaatagattttttaaagtctaatatgaaaaaaaattttgttttataataaagtacttcagggtggtaaaggtagattctgatttaaaatggcggcaatgatgactaccagaattgcctttaTGTATTAAAGAAGACCTCAACCTGTAAACTAGAATGATGCAAAAGTGTTGTTCCATTTGTGCATGGTTTCACTGATGCATTGTTTTAATTCTCAGGATTACTCAaatcgctattttctgaaaaatcttcATAGTCATTCTCTACCAATAGTTCTTGGACGTTGTTTCCACCATCGTATACAGTGACATCTGCTGCTCTCCACACTCTTGAAATTTGCGCTAAGGATATATGAAGCGTCAGCGCCTGTTTACATGGTGGTAGTAAGGATATATCTGCAATCTTTTTCTCTTCTAAAAACTTTCGATCAAagatatcttcttcttcttctgaaaACTTATACcacttaagtgactaatttaacaatatgtatgcttttcattgattttggcggccattttgaaaaaagcgccctctgctgtgacctcctgttaccttcgtattaataacctgacttagtagtaaattattgctatcaataaaaatccaaaatctggttaaatatgcccctaaagtgactaattcaagcatatatatgtttttcattgattttggcggccattttgaaaaagcgccctcagctgtgacctcctgttacctttaTATTattaacctgacttagtagtacattattgctatcaataaaaatccaaaatctggttaaatatgcagtaaggtgactaatttaaccatatatattggattttggcggccattttgaaaaaagcgccctcacggaaaagttctcaggttacgggctttttacccaagaaattcttgttccccatgcaaaactggtccagataaaccatattagaatttcttgttctccaagtggtacttagctcagttttaacctggtaaAAAGCTATTTTCTGGTACTCCCAAGAGAAAGTTTGAAAGTACCATCTATCCAACAATACTTTAATGTCTACTTTAGATCTTCATATGCACCATCGTCACCGTCGCCGCTAACATCTGATTTAATAATTTTCAACGCATAAGTATGTTCAGTTGTTTCACCGCTCAAGGTCTTGTCAGTTGGCGCTATATTGACATCCTGATATGCATCTTCCCCATGTGGTTTATATTCAACATATTGATCTGTTGTCATCCTAATTGGATTATCTGCATCTGAGGAATCTGGTGGTTTGGTTTGCAACGGAGTATCTGGCAATCGGTTATTTGGTGTTCCGTGTGGTTGGTTTTGATTGTTCGCATGTATTGACCTACAGAAATTGACAATCAATTGATTTGACAATTTTGTGTTGAAGAATTGAAATCAATGTGACTGTTTTCCTTTAGCGCCATTTGATTTACAGGGGGGTGGAAAACAAATCGCCCACTTGTGCGACGAAAAAAGTCCCTCAGTAGAAACAATTTATTAATAAATTCCTATATCAATTCTATCAATTTTAACGGCAAGGTTGTGTAACCTAATAGAGCAAACAAGCAATGCAAATCAACTTTCATCTACACCTACAAAATACTCAAAACCGTTGCtaaaagcaatatctaattgagataagaatgatggattttgatgaacaaaacacataaaaaagaaATGAGTTACTTCATGATGTGATCTGAAATAGCTGCTGTTATGTTGAGAATATTTGAAGGGAGGTCGTTCCAGTCCAGTATTGTTTGAGGATAAAAACTGGTTTGTTAAAAGTTGAttccaaaaatatatttatattatattatcatgCTGGTTAATACACCTTTGATATATTGTGAATCTGTGCCCCTGTTGTCTACAATGTCCACACTCACCAGTCATGTTCATACTTACCTGTTTTTGACAACCAAGCCGATTATGCCAATGAGCAACACTAAAGTGACACTGACTAACACCGCCACAACTACAGTATTGATTCCGGAATCTGCTGCTAaagacaaacaaaaaaataattaataattcatGTAAACTTCTTGTTTTTGATTTTCGTTTTCACGATCCTAAATATAAACTTGATTAAAGAaagtcaatgcgaaaagcaaaatgAGATCGCAAATATGCATAGAAGTGAAACTAACGAAATTACCTgtcgtcagcatggtcagtggcaAGGTTACCAGCAATCCCTCTGACCACGATGTTACAGATATCTGCATAAAACATTTAAGAAGACCTAAGTGAAGTGTTATTTCAGTAGAGGAAATGTAGCCTATGTATACATTAAACGTGATGTAGAAGGAGTAAAGATTATAAATTCAATACTACAAGTAGTTATTAGTAGATATTTTGACATTAATCAGTTGTTGATTGTCTTTTTTCGGCATTAATCTACAAAACACGTTCGGCGGTTAATATAAACTCACCGTTTGATTATATCGACTGAcataccctacatacaaagcaTACGATCCCCCTTCCATCAGAGGCGGGTTGAAATACTCTCCATAAATGGTATTGTCTCCGACTACGAACTCGGTGTCTTTGCTAACTGTCTTCTTGGACAACTCTGCTGCAATGTATTTGATTGGAGTCTCCAAGTAGTGACCGAACTGAAGAGTTGCTCTCTTTTGTTGTCGTGTTTTCAACTCAACACCGACCTGATAGGATCTATATTAAAGCCatcataacaaaaatatatatcaagTGAATTGGCATTACTGTAAATTTTACCTTACCGCCCAGAGCCTTTGAAAATGATTAGTCAGGGATTTGCAGGGGCTGTAGTAATAATGACAGTTTGTGATTTGGTAGGTTCTGGTACATCCTTGCAAAATCGTCTCGGAGGATTTAAAGTTATTTGGTACGCATAACCTAGGGATGTTGGTGGACAACATAATATGGTTAGTTAGGATGCGGTACTTACCCCGGTACTTTCCCGTCAAGCACGTTGATCATTGGCAACGGAGGATCCCATCGGTTATGGAACTTTAGCTACCTTGGCAGATAGGGCTTTAATTATCATGGTTTGTCACAGAGTTTTCAGTCTTCTGTGGTTTTTTGGGTTCCATCTTACA
Above is a genomic segment from Amphiura filiformis chromosome 10, Afil_fr2py, whole genome shotgun sequence containing:
- the LOC140161676 gene encoding uncharacterized protein, with the translated sequence MINVLDGKVPGSYQVGVELKTRQQKRATLQFGHYLETPIKYIAAELSKKTVSKDTEFVVGDNTIYGEYFNPPLMEGGSYALYVGYVSRYNQTISVTSWSEGLLVTLPLTMLTTAADSGINTVVVAVLVSVTLVLLIGIIGLVVKNRSIHANNQNQPHGTPNNRLPDTPLQTKPPDSSDADNPIRMTTDQYVEYKPHGEDAYQDVNIAPTDKTLSGETTEHTYALKIIKSDVSGDGDDGAYEDLK